From the Pyramidobacter porci genome, the window AACCCCGGGACGACCTTTTGTGTGAACAGAGCGCTGTCGAGGTAGGCCCGCGCATGTTCTGCGCTGTCGAAACCATGGATCACCTGCACGTCTTCGTCGCGAATCAGCAGTTCCTTGGTCAGGGCCCCGGGGATTTCGTCGAGGAAAGGCGCTCGATAATCGTGATACACTTTTGCGGCCGCCGGACGATTTTCGGGAGCAATTTCCATGACCACTTCCAAATAGGCATTGACTTTCATCGTAAGACCTCCTCAAGGTTTGTTTTTGAATCCGAGAAAATTTTAGCGGTCTCGCTGTAAAAATCAAAGATATGGAGAAATTTATGAGTCGCTCATAAATTTCATAGCGATTTTTGCGGAAAGAGGCGTTAGGGTAGAATGAAATGAGGAAAGACGGGAAAGGGGGGGCTTGTTATGTATCAGCCGAAACTGGAAAAGGACATCCGTTGCCCGCTGGAACATGGCTTGGAAATTTTCGGAGGCAAATGGAAGTCGCGAATTATCTGCGTGCTGGCCGAAAAAAGGCGGCTGCGTTACAGCGAGCTGCGCAGCGAGATGATAAACATCACCGACGCCGTGCTCTCCTCGATGCTGAAAGAGCTGCTGCGCGACGGGATCCTGCGTCGCCGTTCCTATGACGAAATCCCTCCGCGCGTGGAATATTCCCTGACCGAGAGAGGAAAATCGGTGGTTCCCATTCTGCAAAGCATCTGCCGTTGGTCGGGAGCGTTTCATCGCGAGAGCGGCGAACGGCTCTTGTTCCAGTGCCGCAAATGCGACTACGGCGCGGGAAAACGAGGCTCGTCTGTCTGACGGCGCGTTTGCCATACGAAAGAGCCGTGTGGTAGAAGACAGCGATGCTTTGCATACGAAAATTGCCCCGTCGGGGCCTGTGAATTTTTTCAGCAGGCTCCGATGGGGCGATTTTATGCTGCTCTTCCCGTTTACCGCCTTACCGCTGCGCGGCGAGCATCAGACTGAGGGCGATTTTCAGCCCCGTTTCCATGCTGCTCAGGTCTACCCACTCTTCGCGGGTGTGCGCCCCCATGCCGACGATAGTGCCGAGCGTATTGGCCATGATGCCCAGAGACAGAGGCACGTTGCTGTCGGTGGACGAGGGGGTGACGGTCAGCTCGCCGTCGTAATAGCTGCGGATCACATCCAACGTGCGGGCGGTAAAGGCTTGCAGCGCCTCGCGGTTCAGCGCGCCGTCGCCGGGACGGACTCCCAACAGTTCGGCCGCGAATTCGCCGCCGCGGTTGCGGTTGGCGTCGAGGATCGCGTCGAACTGAACCTTCATGTAATCCAGACATTCCTGGGAGGGAGAGCGGAATTCGTACAGCATCGCGGCATACTGGGCGATGGAGTTGACGGTGGAGCCGCCCTCGATGCGCCCGACGTTGAAAGTCGTGCGCGCGCTTTCGGGCAGTTTGACGGCGTAGAGATCCTCGATCAGGTGCGCCAGGCACTCGATGGCGTTGGCGTTGCCGAAGTTGGCGTAGGAATGGCCGCCCGCGGTCCGGCACGTGACGCGGTAACGATAGGATCCGACGGCGCCGCTGCAGCAGTGGCCAAGCTTGCCGTCGAGCGAGTAAAAGGCTTTGACGCGCGCCCCGTAGGCGGCGAACAGAGCCTTCGTACCGTCGAGGTTGCCCAGCCCTTCTTCGCAGGCGTTGGCGACGATCAGCACGCCCTGCGTCAGTTCGTCTTCGCGCCGCGCCAGATGACGGGCGGCGATCATCAGGTTGACGAGGTTGGCAGTGTCGTCGCCGATGCCGGGCGCGTAGAGTCTGCCGTCTTCCTCGCGCATGGGCAGCGGCGCCGTGTCGGGAAAGACGATGTCGGTGTGCGCTGCGAAGACGATCAGATCGCCGTCCTGCGGCCCCAACTTACAGATCACGTTTTGAGCGGCGTCGATCTGCACGTCTTTGAATTCCTGCGATTTGAACCACTCGCTGACGAAGGCCGCGCGCCGGCCTTCGTCGTGCGACGGCGCCGGAATCTTCCCCAGCGTGCGCAGCAGGTTTTGAGCCTCTTTTACGTTCTCACGGGCGAACTGTTCGGCTGCGGCTTTGATCATGTCGTTCATAACGGACTCTCCCTTTAATAAAGTTCATCGAACGGGCGCTCTTTTCAAAAAACTCGTTTCATCATAAACGACGGGTTCGTTTCCGTCCAGTGCGAAACGGACAAAAAGAGAACGCCGCATTGTGATTTTTGGCATGTGTTTCTCGGTTTTGCCGGAAAATTTTGAGCGTGCTCACGGAGCCGTAAAACAATAAGGCAGGAACGCTCCTTTGCAAACGATTCTTTCGGACGGAATTAATGATTTACGGCGAAGCAGAACCTTCGGATAGCCCAAGACGCTGTAAAACGCTTTCTCGAGAGTAATACTGTTCATAAATTCGAATTGACTTTTCAAAAGCCAAATGATATTTTAAATTAAGCATAAAAACTATAACCGTTATTAACGGTTGAGAGGAAGCGATCGTTTTATGGACAGAAAACTGGTTGCGGTTCTGGCAGGTGCGGCGGCGCTTGTTTCCTCCACGGCCTTCGCGATGACGAAGGAAGAGGAAGATGCGGCCTGGAAGAAGGAGCCTGCTTACGGGCGCGTGATTAACGTGGGCTACAACGGAGGACTGTGTCTCGGCACTTTTGGCATTGCCGACATCAAAGGCTTCTACGCCGAAGAGGGGCTGAAAGTCAAGATCACGCGCATGACCAAGGATGTGGATGCCATCGGCACCGGCAAAGTCGATGTGGTGGGCGGCCATATCGCTAAATTCATCATTCCTGCGGTTAACGGCGTGCGCATGAAATTCACGACAGGCATCCACACCGGCTGCAAATCACTGTACGTGCCCGCCAAGGGCGACATCAAGAGCACAAAAGATCTGGTCGGCAAGACGGTGGCTGTGCCGAACGGCATTGGCGACTCCGATCAGAACATCGCCATGCGCTTTTTCAGCCGCGACGGTATCAGTCCCTTCCGCGACATCAAATGGAAGGTCGTTGAAGCGGGAGTCAGCATCATGGCTATGCAGAACGGAGAGATCGAGGCCGCGCTGCTTGAAGATCAGTTTGCCCGCCGCTTCCTCGACGATGGTACTTTGCGCATCGTGCGTTCGCTGACCTACGACGATGACTTCAAAAAGGAGGCCTGCTGTGTTCATGCCGTCAATCTGGACTTCTACAACGAGAACCCGATCACCGTGAAGAAACTGACTCGCGCCCATGAAAAGGCCAGTCAGTGGATTCTCGACAATATCGACGAGAGCGTCCGCCTCCTGCTCGACCACAAGTACGTCACCGGCGGCTTCGACCTCGTGCAGTCCATTCAGAAAACTCTGGATTACGGCATCAGCGATCAGGCGACGGAAGAGACGCTGCGTCTTATCATCCGCGATTACCAAGGCTTTGGCATTCTCGATCCCCGCCTCGATCCCGACAAGATCCTGAAAAAGATTTGGGATCCGGTCTTGCAGCGCGATTGATTTTTATGGTTTCGGCACTTTGTTTGAAAGGAGAACATTGCCATGAGCGAAAAGAATGCCGCGGCGGTCAAGTCGCAGATCGATTACAAAAACGCGGCGCGCCAAGCTGGCCTGCGCGGTAAAAAGCTGCGCGAAGCCGCCCCCGAAGCGACGCAGGCTTTTAGCGCCCTCGGGGCCGCCGCGCTGAAAGACGGGGCCTTGTCTTTGAAGACGAAAGAGTTGATCGCGCTGATGCTTGCCCTGCAGTCCCACTGCGAAATGTGCATCAACGCGCACGTCCAGAATGCCATCAAAGCCGGCGTCACCCGCGAGGAACTGGCCGAAGCGCTTTCCGTCGCCGTGCTTATGGGCGGCGGCCCCAGCTTCTCCTATGCCGGAGTCGTGCTGGAGTCCTACGATCAGTTCAGCGCCAGGTAGCAGCCTGATTTTTTTTTACAACCATCTTGTCTACTGAAAACCAAAGGAGAACTGTCGATGAAAAAGTTTCTTGTTGCTCTGTTCTGCGCCGCGCTGATGGGCGCGTCCGCTTTTGCCATGACGAAGGAAGAGGAAGACGCCGCATGGAAGAAGGAACCCGCCTGCGGACGGGTGATCAAGATCGGCTACAACGGCGGGCTGTGCCTCGGCACGTTCGGCATCGCCCAGCTCAAAGGCTTCTACGAGGCGGAAGGGCTGAAGACCGAGGTGGTCCGCATGTCCGGCGGCAGCAGCGGCCAGATCGACGCCATCGGCACCGGCAAGGTCGACGTCACCGGCGACCATATCGCCACGATGCTCGTTCCAGCCGTCAACGGAGTGCGCGTCAAATTCACCACGGGCATTCATTCCGGCTGCAAATCGCTCTACGTCCCCGCGGACAGCCCGATCAAGACTACGGCCGACCTCGTCGGCAAATACGTCGCCATTCCCGACGGCATCGGCGGCTCCGACCAGAACATCTCCATGCGCTTCTTCAACCACGACAAGATCGATCCGCGCCAGATCAAGTGGAAGGTCGCCGAAGCCGGTATCGCCGTGATGGCCATGAAGAAGGGCGAAGTGCAGGCGGCGCTGCTCGGCGATCAGTTTGCCAAGAAGTTCCTCGACAGCGGCGAACTGCGCATCCTCCGCTCGCTGACGTTCGACGAGGATTTCAAGCAGGAAGCCTGCTGCATCCATGCCGTCAACCTCGATTTCTACAACGAGAACCCCGTCACCGTCAAAAAGCTGACTCGCGCCCACGAAGCCGCCAGCGCCTGGATGATGGAACACCCCGAAGAGGCCGTGAACACTCTTCAGGCCAACAAATGGGCGGCCGGCGATCCCAAGCTGGTGCTCGAGATCTTCAAGACCTACAATTTCGGCATCGACGACAAGGCGACCGAAGCCACGCTGCGCAGCACCATTGACGACTACAAAAGCTTCGGCATGATCGACGCCAAGAAGGACACCGAAGAGCTGATCCGGAAAGTCTGGGATCCCGTCGTCAAGAACGACTGATACCATTAGCTCCGGACCGCGGCGTTTCTTTTCGGATGTTTCCGCCAAGAGAGGGCTCTCGGCGGGAACATCCGCTCATATCCAAAAGGGGGAATTTCAATGGCAAAGTATTCAGTCGAACAGGTCAGTCCGAAGGCCGTCCAGAAGCACGCGGAAGATCTTTACAAAAACGGTTTCTTCTGCTGCGAGGCGGTGATGTCGGCGATCAGAAGCGATTTCAACGTGGACGTCCCCGAAGAAGTCATCGCTCTGTCGTCGGGCATGGCGATCGGCGCCGGTCGTTCCGGCTGCATGTGCGGGGCGCTGAACGGCGGCATCATGGCGCTGAGCCTG encodes:
- a CDS encoding winged helix-turn-helix transcriptional regulator — its product is MYQPKLEKDIRCPLEHGLEIFGGKWKSRIICVLAEKRRLRYSELRSEMINITDAVLSSMLKELLRDGILRRRSYDEIPPRVEYSLTERGKSVVPILQSICRWSGAFHRESGERLLFQCRKCDYGAGKRGSSV
- a CDS encoding M20/M25/M40 family metallo-hydrolase — its product is MNDMIKAAAEQFARENVKEAQNLLRTLGKIPAPSHDEGRRAAFVSEWFKSQEFKDVQIDAAQNVICKLGPQDGDLIVFAAHTDIVFPDTAPLPMREEDGRLYAPGIGDDTANLVNLMIAARHLARREDELTQGVLIVANACEEGLGNLDGTKALFAAYGARVKAFYSLDGKLGHCCSGAVGSYRYRVTCRTAGGHSYANFGNANAIECLAHLIEDLYAVKLPESARTTFNVGRIEGGSTVNSIAQYAAMLYEFRSPSQECLDYMKVQFDAILDANRNRGGEFAAELLGVRPGDGALNREALQAFTARTLDVIRSYYDGELTVTPSSTDSNVPLSLGIMANTLGTIVGMGAHTREEWVDLSSMETGLKIALSLMLAAQR
- a CDS encoding ABC transporter substrate-binding protein — encoded protein: MDRKLVAVLAGAAALVSSTAFAMTKEEEDAAWKKEPAYGRVINVGYNGGLCLGTFGIADIKGFYAEEGLKVKITRMTKDVDAIGTGKVDVVGGHIAKFIIPAVNGVRMKFTTGIHTGCKSLYVPAKGDIKSTKDLVGKTVAVPNGIGDSDQNIAMRFFSRDGISPFRDIKWKVVEAGVSIMAMQNGEIEAALLEDQFARRFLDDGTLRIVRSLTYDDDFKKEACCVHAVNLDFYNENPITVKKLTRAHEKASQWILDNIDESVRLLLDHKYVTGGFDLVQSIQKTLDYGISDQATEETLRLIIRDYQGFGILDPRLDPDKILKKIWDPVLQRD
- a CDS encoding carboxymuconolactone decarboxylase family protein translates to MSEKNAAAVKSQIDYKNAARQAGLRGKKLREAAPEATQAFSALGAAALKDGALSLKTKELIALMLALQSHCEMCINAHVQNAIKAGVTREELAEALSVAVLMGGGPSFSYAGVVLESYDQFSAR
- a CDS encoding ABC transporter substrate-binding protein: MKKFLVALFCAALMGASAFAMTKEEEDAAWKKEPACGRVIKIGYNGGLCLGTFGIAQLKGFYEAEGLKTEVVRMSGGSSGQIDAIGTGKVDVTGDHIATMLVPAVNGVRVKFTTGIHSGCKSLYVPADSPIKTTADLVGKYVAIPDGIGGSDQNISMRFFNHDKIDPRQIKWKVAEAGIAVMAMKKGEVQAALLGDQFAKKFLDSGELRILRSLTFDEDFKQEACCIHAVNLDFYNENPVTVKKLTRAHEAASAWMMEHPEEAVNTLQANKWAAGDPKLVLEIFKTYNFGIDDKATEATLRSTIDDYKSFGMIDAKKDTEELIRKVWDPVVKND